The following are from one region of the Streptomyces tuirus genome:
- a CDS encoding enoyl-CoA hydratase/isomerase family protein: MEPQLEHRVTDSVATVVIRHPAKRNAMTAAMWRSVPPLLEELAGDPEVRALVLTGEGRTFCAGADISTLRGSPEEAQGLAVRAEEALAAFPKPTLAAIRGHCVGGGAQLAAACDLRFAEEGTLFGVTPAKLGIVYPASSSRRLVSLVGPATAKYLLFSGELIDAQRALRTGLVDEVLPEGELGKRVAEFTRVLVSRSQLTQAAAKEFADGRTDRDAHWAGQARGSGDTAEGVAAFLERRQPRFGWSVPTSG, encoded by the coding sequence ATGGAACCGCAGCTGGAGCACCGCGTGACCGACTCGGTCGCGACGGTCGTCATACGTCATCCCGCCAAGCGCAACGCCATGACGGCCGCGATGTGGCGCTCCGTGCCGCCACTGCTGGAGGAGCTCGCCGGGGATCCGGAGGTGCGGGCGCTGGTGCTGACCGGTGAGGGCCGGACGTTCTGCGCCGGGGCCGACATCTCGACGCTGCGGGGCTCGCCGGAGGAGGCGCAGGGCCTGGCCGTGCGGGCCGAGGAGGCACTGGCCGCGTTCCCGAAGCCGACGCTGGCCGCGATCCGGGGGCACTGCGTGGGCGGCGGTGCCCAGCTGGCGGCGGCCTGCGATCTGCGGTTCGCCGAGGAGGGGACGCTGTTCGGTGTGACGCCCGCGAAGCTCGGCATCGTGTACCCGGCGTCCTCGTCCCGGCGGCTGGTGTCCCTGGTGGGCCCGGCCACCGCCAAGTACCTGCTGTTCTCCGGGGAGTTGATCGACGCGCAGCGGGCGCTGCGCACCGGGCTGGTGGACGAGGTGCTGCCGGAGGGCGAACTCGGCAAGCGGGTCGCGGAGTTCACCCGGGTGCTGGTGTCGCGTTCCCAGCTGACGCAGGCGGCGGCCAAGGAGTTCGCGGACGGCCGTACGGACCGGGACGCGCACTGGGCCGGGCAGGCGCGCGGGAGCGGCGACACCGCGGAGGGTGTCGCCGCGTTCCTGGAGCGCCGGCAACCGCGGTTCGGCTGGAGCGTGCCCACGTCAGGATGA
- a CDS encoding ATP-binding protein, which produces MDDDGRGSGPRPEDGAAPLGPGPADPLPYEGVWRFTAPAVEASVPQARHAVRDLLLRQGVPVSDDLAQGLLLIVSELVTNAVKHAAVLSPTVAVELAVGAEWLRVSVEDNHPYRPTALETDHGRTGGRGLLLVREVTREAGGLCEVEYTASGGKVIWAALPLKPARFA; this is translated from the coding sequence ATGGACGACGACGGGCGTGGGTCCGGCCCACGCCCAGAGGACGGCGCGGCGCCCCTCGGACCCGGGCCCGCGGACCCGCTGCCGTACGAAGGGGTCTGGAGGTTCACCGCACCCGCGGTCGAGGCCTCGGTCCCCCAGGCGCGGCACGCCGTGCGGGACCTGCTGCTGCGGCAGGGCGTGCCAGTCTCGGACGACCTGGCCCAGGGGCTGCTGCTGATCGTCTCGGAGCTGGTGACGAACGCCGTGAAGCACGCCGCGGTGCTCTCGCCGACGGTCGCCGTCGAGCTGGCCGTCGGTGCCGAGTGGCTCCGGGTGTCCGTGGAGGACAACCATCCGTACCGGCCCACCGCCCTGGAGACCGACCACGGCCGCACCGGCGGGCGCGGACTGCTCCTGGTGCGCGAGGTCACCCGGGAGGCGGGCGGCCTGTGCGAGGTCGAGTACACCGCGAGCGGCGGCAAGGTGATCTGGGCCGCCCTGCCGCTCAAACCCGCGCGCTTCGCCTGA
- the idi gene encoding isopentenyl-diphosphate Delta-isomerase yields the protein MPITPATATHNPSSGTADAILLELVDEDGVTIGTAEKLAAHQPPGQLHRAFSVFLFDEYGRLLLQQRALGKYHSPGVWSNTCCGHPYPGEAPFAAAARRTFEELGASPSLLAEAGTVRYNHPDPESGLVEQEYNHLFVGMVQAVVRPDPEEVASTVFVTPPELAERHAKDTFSAWFMTVLDAARPAIRELTGPSAGW from the coding sequence ATGCCGATCACACCTGCTACCGCGACGCACAACCCGTCGAGCGGCACCGCGGACGCGATTTTGCTGGAACTGGTCGACGAGGACGGCGTGACGATCGGCACCGCGGAGAAGCTCGCCGCCCACCAGCCGCCCGGACAGCTGCACCGCGCGTTCTCCGTGTTCCTCTTCGACGAGTACGGCCGGCTGCTGCTCCAGCAGCGCGCGCTGGGCAAGTACCACTCCCCCGGTGTGTGGTCCAACACCTGCTGCGGCCACCCCTACCCCGGCGAGGCGCCCTTCGCGGCGGCGGCGCGGCGCACCTTCGAGGAGCTCGGCGCCTCCCCCTCCCTGCTGGCCGAGGCGGGCACGGTCCGCTACAACCACCCGGACCCGGAGTCCGGCCTGGTGGAGCAGGAGTACAACCACCTCTTCGTCGGCATGGTGCAGGCCGTGGTGCGGCCGGACCCGGAGGAGGTGGCGTCGACGGTGTTCGTGACCCCGCCGGAGCTGGCGGAGCGGCACGCCAAGGACACCTTCTCGGCCTGGTTCATGACCGTCCTGGACGCGGCCCGGCCGGCGATCAGGGAGCTGACGGGTCCGTCCGCCGGCTGGTGA